One Oncorhynchus clarkii lewisi isolate Uvic-CL-2024 chromosome 32, UVic_Ocla_1.0, whole genome shotgun sequence DNA window includes the following coding sequences:
- the LOC139392321 gene encoding coiled-coil domain-containing protein 106-like isoform X1 produces the protein MTDRTSTRNATGLYNVVDEYEVSFPFEENQGRSAYLNQSEQILEESASEMPPHYSPFMLITNLRTHLCVSLEKNSWLQKRIEDLEEERNFLRCQLERFVSSMRTPESNHVYPESQHTSLNYTTLKPPPERAPSPPPSPMTTRSGMLRKHVQSQPHTCSSRVPVKQEVRVIEEDKYFEEDGYMEEEEVEEEDDSSDEKMSKKKGSRNGGEPRMKMRRVFRITRGKERQRVKDPDGVLHRYQKILLTYQRLRSMSKAFQVHRVDRNTMASTSPIAELLLVAPEKVAEVGEFESSKEKLLDYARRCYKALDEPMHAKVAAMKKNHLLLPISYRFRN, from the exons ATGACTGATCGGACAAGCACGAGGAATGCAACAG GTCTATATAATGTTGTGGATGAATATGAAGTCTCCTTCCCCTTTGAGGAGAACCAGGGCCGGTCTGCCTATCTGAACCAGAGTGAGCAGATTTTGGAAG AGTCGGCTTCTGAAATGCCTCCGCACTACAGCCCGTTCATGCTGATCACCAACCTGCGCACCCACCTTTGTGTGTCCCTGGAGAAGAATTCGTGGCTGCAGAAGCGCATTGAGGACCTGGAGGAGGAACGCAACTTCCTGCGCTGCCAGCTGGAACGCTTTGTCTCCTCCATGAGGACGCCGGAGAGCAACC ATGTTTATCCCGAATCCCAACACACTAGTCTGAACTACACTACTCTGAAACCTCCACCAGAGAGAGCTCCAAGCCCTCCTCCTTCACCCATGACCACCAGGTCTGGAATGCTACGGAAACACGTCCAGAGCCAACCTCACACATGTAGCAGCAGAGTACCTG taAAACAGGAGGTGCGTGTGATCGAAGAAGATAAGTACTTTGAGGAAGACGGTTAtatggaggaagaggaagtaGAAGAGGAGGACGATTCATCGGACGAGAAGATGTCCAAGAAAAAAGGATCCAGGAATGGTGGGGAGCCGAGAATGAAAATGAGACGGGTTTTCCGGATTACTCGGGGCAAGGAAAGACAAAGAG tgaAAGATCCTGACGGTGTGCTCCACCGGTACCAGAAGATCCTCCTCACCTACCAGCGCCTGAGGAGCATGTCCAAGGCCTTCCAGGTCCACCGGGTGGACCGCAACACTATGGCCTCCACATCCCCCATCGCCGAGCTGCTGCTGGTAGCCCCAGAGAAGGTGGCTGAGGTGGGCGAGTTTGAGTCTTCCAAGGAGAAGCTCCTGGACTACGCCCGTCGCTGCTACAAGGCCCTGGACGAGCCCATGCACGCCAAAGTGGCAGCCATGAAGAAGAACCACCTGCTTCTGCCCATCTCTTACAGGTTCAGAAACTAA
- the LOC139392321 gene encoding coiled-coil domain-containing protein 106-like isoform X2 translates to MTDRTSTRNATGLYNVVDEYEVSFPFEENQGRSAYLNQSEQILEESASEMPPHYSPFMLITNLRTHLCVSLEKNSWLQKRIEDLEEERNFLRCQLERFVSSMRTPESNLKQEVRVIEEDKYFEEDGYMEEEEVEEEDDSSDEKMSKKKGSRNGGEPRMKMRRVFRITRGKERQRVKDPDGVLHRYQKILLTYQRLRSMSKAFQVHRVDRNTMASTSPIAELLLVAPEKVAEVGEFESSKEKLLDYARRCYKALDEPMHAKVAAMKKNHLLLPISYRFRN, encoded by the exons ATGACTGATCGGACAAGCACGAGGAATGCAACAG GTCTATATAATGTTGTGGATGAATATGAAGTCTCCTTCCCCTTTGAGGAGAACCAGGGCCGGTCTGCCTATCTGAACCAGAGTGAGCAGATTTTGGAAG AGTCGGCTTCTGAAATGCCTCCGCACTACAGCCCGTTCATGCTGATCACCAACCTGCGCACCCACCTTTGTGTGTCCCTGGAGAAGAATTCGTGGCTGCAGAAGCGCATTGAGGACCTGGAGGAGGAACGCAACTTCCTGCGCTGCCAGCTGGAACGCTTTGTCTCCTCCATGAGGACGCCGGAGAGCAACC taAAACAGGAGGTGCGTGTGATCGAAGAAGATAAGTACTTTGAGGAAGACGGTTAtatggaggaagaggaagtaGAAGAGGAGGACGATTCATCGGACGAGAAGATGTCCAAGAAAAAAGGATCCAGGAATGGTGGGGAGCCGAGAATGAAAATGAGACGGGTTTTCCGGATTACTCGGGGCAAGGAAAGACAAAGAG tgaAAGATCCTGACGGTGTGCTCCACCGGTACCAGAAGATCCTCCTCACCTACCAGCGCCTGAGGAGCATGTCCAAGGCCTTCCAGGTCCACCGGGTGGACCGCAACACTATGGCCTCCACATCCCCCATCGCCGAGCTGCTGCTGGTAGCCCCAGAGAAGGTGGCTGAGGTGGGCGAGTTTGAGTCTTCCAAGGAGAAGCTCCTGGACTACGCCCGTCGCTGCTACAAGGCCCTGGACGAGCCCATGCACGCCAAAGTGGCAGCCATGAAGAAGAACCACCTGCTTCTGCCCATCTCTTACAGGTTCAGAAACTAA
- the LOC139392364 gene encoding germ cell-specific gene 1-like protein codes for MLENMSRCNRSLLSLSLTSLALALSILAFCTSYWCEGTHKVAKPLCLSPVKLKNCGQNNSQPYTTETPTLDPKKPSNSITLSPLEKEEQARLQKKALANAVHYIWETGEDKYMLRYFHTGFWLSCEAHNEEEKCRSFIELTPGETQGVLWLSVVSEFAYIGLLAMGFLLMWVEVLCLCAHKEMYALKINAFAAICTVLSGLMGMVAHMMYTTVFQMTVSIGPKDWRPQTWDYGWSFVLAWISFSCCMAAAVFTLNSYTKTLIEMKHRTRVRLEEARAAIQAPSYDEVLQAAGGACSVSSLLQHCKQGAMIDPGPGVPDHRELVMMAGGCGTKGCEDCEREMDEIEDALDREEREEMEGEDCERC; via the exons ATGCTGGAGAACATGTCACGATGCAACCGCTCCCTGCTCTCCTTGTCCCTGACCTCACTGGCCCTGGCATTGTCCATCCTGGCCTTCTGCACCTCGTACTGGTGCGAGGGGACCCACAAGGTTGCCAAGCCCCTCTGCCTCTCCCCGGTCAAGTTGAAGAACTGCGGCCAGAACAACAGCCAGCCCTACACCACAG AGACTCCCACTCTGGACCCTAAGAAGCCGTCAAACAGCATCACCTTGTCGCCCCTGGAAAAGGAAGAGCAGGCGAGGCTTCAGAAAAAGGCCCTCGCCAACGCAGTGCACTACATCTGGGAGACAGGCGAGGATAAGTACATGCTGCGCTACTTCCACACAGGTTTCTGGTTGTCCTGCGAGGCACACAACGAGG AGGAGAAATGCCGGAGCTTCATTGAATTGACTCCAGGAGAGACACAAG ggGTGCTGTGGCTGTCAGTAGTATCAGAGTTTGCGTACATAGGCCTGTTGGCCATGGGCTTTCTCCTCATGTGGGTGGAGgtgctgtgtctctgtgcccATAAGGAGATGTACGCTCTCAAGATCAACGCCTTTGCCGCAATATGCACTGTCCTTTCAG gTCTGATGGGGATGGTGGCTCATATGATGTACACCACagtgttccagatgactgtgagCATTGGGCCAAAAGATTGGAGACCACAGACCTGGGACTACGGCTGGTCATTTGT TCTAGCCTGGATCTCCTTCAGCTGCTGCATGGCGGCGGCCGTCTTCACCCTCAACTCCTACACCAAGACGCTGATAGAGATGAAGCACCGCACCCGCGTTCGTCTGGAGGAGGCCCGGGCGGCCATCCAGGCCCCCTCGTACGACGAGGTGTTGCAGGCGGCCGGGGGCGCCTGCTCAGTCAGCAGCCTGCTCCAGCACTGCAAGCAGGGGGCGATGATCGACCCCGGTCCGGGGGTTCCAGATCACAGAGAGCTGGTGATGATGGCTGGTGGCTGTGGGACAAAGGGGTGTGAGgactgcgagagagagatggatgagattGAGGATGCCCTGGAtcgggaagagagggaggagatggagggagaggactgTGAGAGGTgctga